The nucleotide sequence ATAACTAATAATGTAAATATTAGTATTAAGGCTGGAAACCACTGAACAAATATATTTTTCAAGTTCGTATTAAATTTTGTGATTCTATGTCCCATATTAATTTTGTATCAAGGGTAAAATTTCTTTTTTAATTGTTATAAATGAATTATCTAATACTATTTCCTGTGGGCGAGGTCGGGGTAGATCAACATTTATAATTTGTATTGAATTCAAGTTGTTATTTTGCATGACATAAATTCTGTCTGATAAAAAGATAGCTTCATCAATATCGTGTGTAACTAAAAGTATCGTTTTGTTAAATTGTTCCCATAGTTGAAGTAACCATTTTTGCATTTGTGATCTAGTTATAGAATCAAGAGCACTAAATGGCTCATCTAACAGCAAAATTTTATTATTAGTTAATATTGTCCTTAGAAATGAAGCTCTTTGTCTCATTCCTCCAGAAATTTGATCAGGATAATAGTTTTCATAACCACTTAAACCAAAAGTATCGAGCAACTTAATTGCTTTTGTTTCTGAAATAGTTTTATTTTCATTTTGTAATTCTAATCCTAGTATCGAATTATCAAGGATAGTTTTCCAAGGCAAAAGTAAATCTTTTTGTTGCATATAACTTAATTTGCCAAGTCGATCTTTTGATTCAATTCCACTAATAATTATTTCACCATTATCTGGGTTATTTAGACCAGAAATTATGTTAAGAAGTGTACTTTTCCCACATCCACTGGGGCCAATTAGGCTAACGAACTCTCCATCATTTATTTGAAAATCAATATTATCTAATATCAATGTATTTTCATTAGAAGATTCATCAACATAACTTTTACTTAAACTTTTAATATCTATAATTGGATTCATGATTATATAAAAAAACCGCTTGGTATGTGCCAGCGGTTCTCATTTAATTTGATTTCCTACGCTGGTATTATCCAGATCAGGTTTAAGGGTCGCTCAATTGAGCCTCTCAGCCTGTAAAATTACAAGCTCCCCCTTAATATTGTATTTGCATTAATTTTTTTTAATTTGCTCCTATTTTTTGTAATATGCGACAGCTTGGATTGCTTTGACTATTTTATCATATCCTGTACATCTACATAAATTTCCCGCAATTGCTAGTCTTATTTCTTCTTCGGTAGGTTTTGGATTTTCATTAAGTAACGCTCTTGCCGACATGAGAAACCCAGGTGTGCAAAAGCCACATTGTAAACTTCCATATTCCATAAAAGCTTCTTGTAATGGATCAAGACCTTCTTTTGAAGCAAGCCCTTCAACTGTTGTAACATTCTGGCCTTCAACTTCTACAGCGAGAGTACAACAAGAAACAATCGCCTTCCCTTCTAATTGGACTGTGCATGCACCACAGTTACCATTACTACAACCTTCTTTAGTACCTGTTAAGCCAATATTGTCTCTCAAAGCTTCTAACAAGGTTTCCCATGGATCAACTAATATTTCTTTAGTTTCATTATTAACTTGAAATCTAACTGGAATTTTAGACACTTTTACCTCCGTGCGAAATTTATTGGTTTTTATAGAGAATCTTCAAGGCATTCGCTAAGAGTTCTGCTAGTTAATACTTTGATTAGTTTTTTTCTATATTCTGATGTTCCACGAACGTCAGAAATAGGGTTAGCAGAATTTGGAGCTAATTTTGAAGCTTCTTCTATATTTTCTTTTGTAAAGTCTTTATTTATTAAGAATTTTTCAGCCTCCTTGGCCTTAATAGGAGTAGGGCCAACTGAAGCAAGTGATATACCGGATGATATACATTTGTTTTGGTCATCTAATTTTACAAAACTTCCAACACCAACTACTGCGATATCCATTTCATTTCTAGGAATGAATCTTTGATATCTACTATAAGTGTTTTCACCTAAGTCTGGTAAAATTATTTCTACAAGAAATTCGTTTGCTTCCATAATATTACGACCAGGACCCGTAAAAAAATTGTTCAATTCAACAATTCTTTCTCCCTTACTACTCACTAGAAGAGCCTTAGCATTGTAACTTAGTAAACTTGGTACAGTATCTGCAGAAGGGGTTGAGTTGCAAACATTTCCCGCTACACTAGCCCTATTTTGTATTTGAACAGATCCAACAAGTCCACAAGCTTGATATAGGCCATAGTATCGTTCTTTAATTTTTGGGAAAGCTGCAGTTGTAGAACAAGAGACAGCTGAACCTAAATGTAGACCATCTCCTTCAATCCATTCAATTCGATTGGTTTCAGGGATTCCTTTGAGATTCACAACTGTATTAGGTTCTCTTCTCCCATTTCTTACCTGATCAATAAGATCACTTCCCCCAATTAGCCCTCTAGTATCCCCAACTTCTTTAGCATTATCAAAAATTGATACAGCTTCATCTAAAGATTTGGGTGCGTAATATTCAAAAGGCTTCATCTAATCTCCGTTCTAATCTTTCAATTAATATATGTTAGTTCAATTATAAACTGCTATTTTTTCGAAAGCAACGAATGAATGACATAATATCAACGTTTTTATTCTAATATTGTCCTTGTAAATGATTTAAACAAATGATAAATTATAAACGTAGTTTTAAAGTGATCGTCAGCTAAGTTGATAAAACACTTTAAGATCAATTCGTTGAGACTGGTGAGGTGGTAACGAGCCCCTTTGGTTTCTTTATTAAAAAACTCTTGCTAGTCTAGTGCAGGGGTTTTTTTTTTGATCAACAGCGCTCAAATCTATATACAAAGAAGAGGAAAAATATGGGTAACAGAACCCAGAATATTCCCTTCTTTTTTATTTTTTGGCTATGAGGGTTTTTATTATGAAAAACCTTAAAAGTATAGAATCCCTCGCGGAATTTGATTATAAATTATCCGATTCTATAAAAAACTTATTAGATATAGACCAACTGGAATTAAATGATTTGGACACAATATTTTCCTTGACGAAAATCATTGATTCCTTTCTTATTAAAAACGACAAGAAATCCTCATTACTCAAGGGTAAAACCATTGTCACTTTGTTTTACGAATCCAGTACTAGGACAAGAGTATCATTTGAAGAAGCAGGCAAACTATTAGGGGCAGATGTCATTAACATGTCTGGTAACGGTACAAGTATAGATAAAGGAGAATCCCTTCTAAATACATCTCTTACATTACAGTCTGCACATACTGACTTGATAGTTGTTCGCCACCCTCATTCTGGTGCTCCATATTTTATGGCAAAAAATTTATCCAAAACAAAAATAATTAATGCAGGTGATGGCTGGCATGCTCATCCAACACAATCGCTTATAGATCTCTATGCTGTAAAACAATCCTTTCAAGATCTCAAGGGTTTGAAGCTTGTTATAGTGGGCGATATTTTACACAGTAGAGTAGCAAGATCGGATATTATAGGTTTCCATAAATTAGGAGTGAATGTATCTCTTTGTGCTCCAAAAAGTTTATTACCTACGACTCTTTTGGATAAAACTGCTATGGATGAGTCTGATCCCTATAAAAATGTCAAAGTTGAATATAATTTAGAAAAGGCTTTAGATAGTGCCGATATTGTTATGCCGTTGCGAATTCAACAAGAGCGGCTAGGAGAAGTCTCAGGTTTTCCTTCATTAAGAGAATATTCATCTCGTTTTCAAATTAACGATAAAACTTTAAAATTTGCAAAACCTAATGCGATCGTTATGCATCCAGGCCCAATGAATGAAGGCGTGGAAATAAGCTCTGAAATTGCTCATA is from SAR202 cluster bacterium and encodes:
- a CDS encoding (2Fe-2S)-binding protein, whose amino-acid sequence is MSKIPVRFQVNNETKEILVDPWETLLEALRDNIGLTGTKEGCSNGNCGACTVQLEGKAIVSCCTLAVEVEGQNVTTVEGLASKEGLDPLQEAFMEYGSLQCGFCTPGFLMSARALLNENPKPTEEEIRLAIAGNLCRCTGYDKIVKAIQAVAYYKK
- a CDS encoding ABC transporter ATP-binding protein → MNPIIDIKSLSKSYVDESSNENTLILDNIDFQINDGEFVSLIGPSGCGKSTLLNIISGLNNPDNGEIIISGIESKDRLGKLSYMQQKDLLLPWKTILDNSILGLELQNENKTISETKAIKLLDTFGLSGYENYYPDQISGGMRQRASFLRTILTNNKILLLDEPFSALDSITRSQMQKWLLQLWEQFNKTILLVTHDIDEAIFLSDRIYVMQNNNLNSIQIINVDLPRPRPQEIVLDNSFITIKKEILPLIQN
- a CDS encoding aspartate carbamoyltransferase catalytic subunit, with the translated sequence MKNLKSIESLAEFDYKLSDSIKNLLDIDQLELNDLDTIFSLTKIIDSFLIKNDKKSSLLKGKTIVTLFYESSTRTRVSFEEAGKLLGADVINMSGNGTSIDKGESLLNTSLTLQSAHTDLIVVRHPHSGAPYFMAKNLSKTKIINAGDGWHAHPTQSLIDLYAVKQSFQDLKGLKLVIVGDILHSRVARSDIIGFHKLGVNVSLCAPKSLLPTTLLDKTAMDESDPYKNVKVEYNLEKALDSADIVMPLRIQQERLGEVSGFPSLREYSSRFQINDKTLKFAKPNAIVMHPGPMNEGVEISSEIAHSDRSQIENQVRYGVAIRMSLLYLMLTGGHSNE
- a CDS encoding xanthine dehydrogenase family protein subunit M — encoded protein: MKPFEYYAPKSLDEAVSIFDNAKEVGDTRGLIGGSDLIDQVRNGRREPNTVVNLKGIPETNRIEWIEGDGLHLGSAVSCSTTAAFPKIKERYYGLYQACGLVGSVQIQNRASVAGNVCNSTPSADTVPSLLSYNAKALLVSSKGERIVELNNFFTGPGRNIMEANEFLVEIILPDLGENTYSRYQRFIPRNEMDIAVVGVGSFVKLDDQNKCISSGISLASVGPTPIKAKEAEKFLINKDFTKENIEEASKLAPNSANPISDVRGTSEYRKKLIKVLTSRTLSECLEDSL